The Synechocystis sp. PCC 7509 genome includes a window with the following:
- a CDS encoding M20/M25/M40 family metallo-hydrolase translates to MSKLILFLLLLLLGMGLVSSKFFVAPKPITAPIEIKQEVVTPPVLSTPQVSKTRLFTHLENLQGDRSTNQNRQVARNYITTSLKNLGWSPNLQSFVDGINIVAERSGKIPNAGTIIVAAHYDTVPGSPGADDNATGVATLLEIARIFNNLSTPQTLKLVFFDSEEIGLRGSLAFTANIANLANLNGVVVMDMIGFGCYTPNCQKYPPGLPAIVQRDRGDFLAVVGDAEHLQLLKAFTSTKLPVITLPIPLKGLFTPDVLRSDHAPFWYQGIGAVLVTDTANLRSPHYHQLSDTVANIDRSFFTGAAQVVVNAIHRLLVS, encoded by the coding sequence ATGAGTAAACTAATCCTCTTTTTACTCTTACTACTTCTAGGTATGGGTTTAGTTAGTAGTAAGTTCTTTGTTGCTCCTAAACCTATAACTGCACCGATTGAGATTAAGCAAGAAGTAGTTACACCCCCTGTACTTTCTACCCCACAAGTATCTAAAACTCGCTTATTTACTCACCTAGAAAATTTACAGGGCGATCGCTCTACTAATCAAAACCGCCAAGTTGCCCGTAACTATATTACTACCTCGCTAAAAAACCTCGGTTGGTCGCCGAACTTACAAAGTTTTGTCGATGGAATAAATATTGTTGCCGAACGTTCGGGAAAAATCCCTAATGCTGGCACAATTATTGTTGCTGCTCATTACGATACTGTCCCCGGTTCTCCTGGTGCGGATGATAATGCAACTGGGGTTGCAACTTTACTCGAAATTGCCCGAATTTTTAATAATCTCTCTACACCCCAAACTTTAAAGTTAGTTTTCTTTGACTCCGAAGAAATCGGTTTGCGTGGAAGTTTGGCATTTACGGCAAATATTGCAAATTTAGCTAACCTAAACGGTGTTGTAGTTATGGATATGATTGGGTTTGGTTGCTATACTCCCAATTGTCAGAAGTACCCGCCAGGATTGCCAGCAATTGTACAACGCGATCGCGGTGATTTTTTAGCAGTAGTCGGCGATGCGGAACACTTGCAACTATTAAAGGCTTTTACCAGCACCAAACTACCTGTAATTACTTTACCGATTCCGCTTAAAGGTTTATTTACACCAGATGTTTTACGCAGCGATCACGCACCCTTTTGGTATCAAGGAATTGGCGCGGTTTTGGTTACAGATACGGCAAATTTGCGATCGCCTCATTACCATCAACTAAGCGACACCGTAGCAAATATTGATCGCTCTTTTTTTACAGGTGCGGCGCAAGTTGTGGTTAATGCGATTCATAGATTATTGGTAAGTTAA
- the hisB gene encoding imidazoleglycerol-phosphate dehydratase HisB: MQTRNPQILSSLANIPTRTASIRRTTKETDIEVSVNLDGTGKCNTATGVPFLDHMLNQIASHGLIDLDVQATGDLEIDDHHTNEDVGITLGQALGKALGDRQGIVRFGNFLAPLDEALIQVALDFSGRPHLSYGLQIPTQRVGTYDTQLVREFFVAIVNHSQMTLHIRQLDGINSHHIIEATFKAFARSLRLAIEIDPRRNGAIPSSKGVL, from the coding sequence ATGCAGACAAGAAACCCCCAAATTTTATCTTCTCTAGCCAATATCCCTACCCGCACGGCTTCTATTCGTCGCACCACCAAAGAAACCGACATAGAAGTTAGTGTTAATTTAGACGGTACGGGAAAATGCAATACAGCGACCGGCGTACCTTTTTTAGACCATATGCTCAATCAAATCGCCTCGCACGGATTAATTGATTTAGACGTGCAAGCGACAGGGGATTTAGAAATAGACGATCACCATACCAATGAAGATGTTGGTATCACTTTAGGACAAGCATTAGGGAAAGCATTAGGCGATCGCCAAGGAATTGTGCGTTTTGGGAACTTTCTTGCGCCCTTGGACGAGGCTTTAATCCAAGTAGCGTTAGATTTTTCCGGAAGACCGCATTTAAGTTATGGCTTGCAGATTCCCACGCAAAGAGTAGGAACTTACGACACGCAATTAGTGAGAGAATTTTTTGTAGCGATCGTCAATCATAGTCAAATGACGTTGCATATTAGGCAACTCGACGGCATTAATTCTCACCATATTATCGAAGCAACATTTAAAGCATTTGCGCGTAGCTTGCGCCTAGCAATAGAAATAGATCCCCGACGTAACGGGGCAATTCCAAGCTCCAAAGGAGTGTTGTAA
- the murD gene encoding UDP-N-acetylmuramoyl-L-alanine--D-glutamate ligase, translating to MNTAHIIGLGKSGVAAARLLKGDGWNVVISDRAVNETLQKQQAELATEGITVKLNYSLSLEDGDLPKIIVVSPGVPWDAPILIEARERAIETIGEMELAWRVLNASVWVGITGTNGKTTTTALIAAIFQAAGFNAPACGNIGYAACELALEARNNGTTPDWVIAEFSSYQIESSASIAPKIGVWTTFTPDHLSRHKTLENYFEIKAHLLKQSENQIFNGDDEYLSNLGASFGHSSACWTSIRGKKYVIGNQEFGAYIEAGWVVSGGEQIVEVSALRMGGKHNWQNLLMAVAAAKLAGIDNNAIALAIANFPGVPHRLEPICTWQGIDFINDSKATNYDAAEVGLSAIDGKAILIAGGEAKAGDDDKWIAAIKAKAAAVLLIGNAATQFAERLQQEGYTHCQIVETMDKAVTKAAELAPQHNANVVLLSPACASFDQYQNFEQRGDDFRQLCLAL from the coding sequence ATGAATACGGCTCATATAATTGGACTGGGAAAGTCAGGGGTTGCCGCCGCCAGGTTGTTAAAGGGTGATGGTTGGAATGTAGTTATAAGCGATCGCGCTGTTAATGAAACTCTCCAAAAACAGCAAGCAGAATTAGCCACCGAAGGAATCACAGTTAAGCTGAATTACTCCCTAAGTTTAGAGGATGGCGACTTACCAAAAATCATTGTTGTGAGTCCTGGCGTGCCTTGGGATGCGCCTATTTTGATTGAAGCACGCGAAAGAGCCATTGAAACCATTGGCGAGATGGAACTTGCCTGGCGGGTTTTAAATGCCTCTGTTTGGGTGGGAATTACGGGTACAAATGGTAAAACCACAACTACCGCACTAATCGCCGCTATATTTCAAGCGGCGGGTTTTAATGCTCCTGCTTGCGGAAATATTGGTTATGCGGCTTGCGAATTGGCGCTAGAAGCAAGAAATAATGGTACTACTCCCGATTGGGTAATAGCAGAATTTAGTAGCTATCAAATCGAATCATCGGCAAGTATTGCGCCAAAAATCGGCGTTTGGACAACTTTTACACCCGATCATCTTAGCCGCCACAAAACGTTAGAAAACTATTTTGAGATAAAAGCTCATTTACTTAAGCAATCGGAAAACCAAATTTTTAATGGGGATGACGAGTATTTAAGCAATTTAGGGGCTAGTTTTGGGCATTCTTCAGCGTGTTGGACGAGCATTAGAGGTAAAAAGTATGTAATTGGAAATCAAGAGTTTGGCGCTTATATAGAGGCTGGCTGGGTAGTATCTGGCGGCGAACAAATTGTTGAAGTATCGGCTTTGCGGATGGGAGGAAAACATAACTGGCAAAACCTGTTGATGGCTGTAGCGGCGGCGAAATTGGCGGGAATTGATAATAATGCGATCGCATTAGCTATAGCTAATTTTCCTGGAGTTCCCCATCGCTTAGAACCTATCTGTACTTGGCAAGGTATAGACTTTATTAACGACAGCAAAGCCACTAATTACGATGCGGCAGAAGTTGGATTATCTGCTATTGATGGTAAAGCTATTTTAATTGCTGGTGGCGAAGCTAAAGCAGGTGATGACGATAAATGGATTGCAGCAATTAAAGCTAAGGCGGCGGCGGTGTTATTAATTGGGAATGCAGCAACACAATTCGCTGAACGTTTGCAGCAAGAGGGTTACACTCATTGTCAAATTGTCGAAACAATGGATAAAGCAGTAACTAAAGCAGCAGAGTTAGCACCACAACATAACGCTAACGTAGTTTTACTATCTCCTGCTTGTGCAAGTTTCGACCAATACCAAAACTTCGAGCAACGCGGCGATGATTTTCGTCAACTATGTTTGGCGCTTTAA